From Osmerus mordax isolate fOsmMor3 chromosome 8, fOsmMor3.pri, whole genome shotgun sequence, a single genomic window includes:
- the si:ch211-243j20.2 gene encoding uridine-cytidine kinase-like 1 isoform X1, whose protein sequence is MALKMNQASVDVGTQPTEKADEDDRSVPRSDSGSGDDSLDSLLNCPLTSSLSPRKRTTSQSKTEPPLLRTNKRTIYTAGRPPWYNVTGTTFKEAFVIGLCGGSASGKTTVANKIIEALDVPWVVLLSMDSFYKVLTREEQELASRNEYNFDHPEAFDFELLVTVLRKLKKGKSVKVPVYDFTSHCRRKDWKTVYGANVVIFEGILAFANKELLKLLDMKVFVDTDSDIRLVRRLKRDISERGRDINGVIKQYNKFVKPAFEQYIEPTVPVADIVVPRGGENFVALDLIVQHVHSQLEKREITVRSALASAHQGQPLPETLSVMESTPQVRGMHTIIRNKDTNRDEFIFYSKRLMRLLIEHALSFLPLKPVSVETPQGAFYEGKRLSGQRITGVSILRAGETMEQALMAVCKDIRLGKILIQTNHDTGEPELHYLRLPRDISEDYVILMDSTVSTGAAALMAVRVLLDHDVQEEKIFLLSLLMAEMGVHSVAYAFPRVRIITTAVDKKVNDQFHIIPGIGNFGDRYFGTDAPSDWYESDEGMDY, encoded by the exons ATGGCTCTGAAAATGAACCAAGCTTCCGTCGATGTCGGCACTCAGCCTACAGAGAAAGCTGATGAAGACGACAGATCTGTGCCCAGATCAGACAG CGGAAGCGGAGACGATTCCCTGGACAGCCTTCTCAACTGCCCTTTGACATCCTCTCTGTCGCCGCGGAAACGGACGACCAGCCAGAGCAAGACCGAGCCCCCCCTGCTGAGGACCAACAAGAGGACGATCTACACGGCCGGGCGCCCGCCCTGGTACAACGTCACTGGCACCACCTTCAAAGAGGCCTTCGTCATCG GCTTGTGTGGAGGAAGTGCTTCTGGGAAGACCACCGTAGCCAATAAGATTATAGAAGCCCTCGATGTTCCCTGGGTGGTTCTGCTCTCCATGGACTCCTTCTACAAG gtcctgaccagagaggagcaggagttgGCCTCGAGGAACGAGTATAACTTTGACCACCCGGAGGCGTTTGACTTTGAGCTGCTGGTGACGGTGTTGAGGAAGCTGAAGAAGGGCAAGAGCGTGAAAGTTCCCGTCTACGACTTCACCTCCCACTGCCGGCGCAAAGACTGG AAAACTGTGTATGGAGCCAATGTTGTCATCTTTGAGGGGATTCTGGCTTTTGCCAACAAAGAGCTTCTGAAG CTGCTGGACATGAAGGTGTTTGTGGACACAGACTCAGACATCCGTCTGGTAAGGCGTTTGAAGAGGGACATCTCGGAGCGCGGCCGAGACATCAACGGGGTCATCAAGCAGTACAACAAGTTTGTGAAGCCGGCGTTTGAGCAGTACATAGAACCCACAGTACCAGTGGCTGACATTGTGGTGcccagag gGGGAGAGAACTTTGTAGCGTTGGACCTGATTGTGCAGCATGTCCACAGCCAGCTGGAGAAG CGTGAGATCACAGTAAG gtCGGCCCTGGCCTCGGCCCACCAGGGGCAGCCTCTCCCAGAGACCCTCAGTGTCATGGAGAGCACACCTCAGGTCCGGGGGATGCACACCATCATCAG GAACAAGGATACGAATCGTGACGAGTTCATCTTTTACTCCAAGAGATTAATGAGACTTCTGATTGaacacgctctctctttcttgccccTCAAG cccGTGTCGGTGGAGACCCCCCAGGGTGCCTTCTACGAGGGGAAGAGGCTGAGTGGCCAGAGA atcACAGGTGTGTCCATCCTCAGGGCGGGAGAGACCATGGAGCAGGCTCTCATGGCTGTGTGTAAAGACATACGGCTGGGGAAGATCCTCATACAGACCAACCATGATACTGGAGaaccagag CTGCACTACCTCCGGCTGCCCCGGGACATCAGTGAGGACTATGTGATCCTGATGGACAGCACTGTGTCCACTGGAGCAGCTGCTCTCATGGCTGTCAGGGTGCTGCTG GACCATGATGTCCAGGAGGAGAAGATcttcctgctgtctctgctCATGGCTGAGATGGGTGTCCACTCCGTGGCCTACGCCTTCCCCAGGGTCCGCATCATCACCACGGCCGTCGACAAGAAGGTCAACGACCAGTTCCATATCATCCCTGGCATCG gTAATTTTGGGGACCGCTACTTTGGTACAGACGCACCTTCAGACTGGTACGAgagtgatgaagggatggaCTACTga
- the slc30a2 gene encoding zinc transporter 2, giving the protein MDGTTVNSEKSQLIQEKNAKMYSLKMKSAFSDPKEEYPSMSLGNGDVGGAIELKRPVSAHCHGNKAVCEESRDKALAKRKLYIASVICLFFMIGEVIGGYLAHSLAIMTDAAHLLTDLGSMLVSLFSLWVSSRPPTKTMTLGWHRSEILGALVSVLSIWMVTGVLVYLAVERIVRDDYEIDGHVMLITSGCAVIVNIVMAYILHHSTSLHAHGEGYQQIDEGGRSPVAHGHTHSLLGGHGNTSVRAAFIHVVGDLLQSVGVMIAATIIYFRPEYKVADPICTFLFSVFVLCTTLTILRDVFRILMEGAPKGIEFNSVKEVLLSLQAVKALHSLQLWALTLGQTLVSVHLAVEENADGQNVLKEATEILQTKFGFTNTTIQVEHYSEDMAYCPHCQDPLD; this is encoded by the exons ATGGATGGTACCACAGTGAATTCGGAGAAATCGCAGCTTATACAAGAGAAGAACGCAAAAATGTATTCCCTAAAAATGAAAAG cgcgTTCTCAGACCCTAAGGAGGAATATCCCAGCATGTCGTTGGGGAACGGGGATGTGGGAGGGGCCATCGAGCTCAAGCGTCCAGTGAGCGCTCATTGTCACGGCAACAAGGCGGTGTGTGAGGAGAGCCGGGACAAGGCGCTGGCCAAGAGGAAGCTGTATATCGCCTCTGTCATCTGCCTCTTCTTCATGATAGGAGAGGTCATAG gGGGCTACctggcccacagcctggccatcATGACGGACGCAGCCCACCTGCTGACAGACCTGGGCAGCATGCTGGTCAGCCTCTTCTCCCTCTGggtctcctccaggccccccacCAAGACCATGACCCTGGGCTGGCATCGCTCAG AGATCCTGGGGGCACTGGTGTCGGTGCTGTCTATCTGGATGGTGACCGGGGTGCTGGTCTACCTGGCTGTTGAGAGGATCGTCAGGGACGACTACGAGATAGATGGTCATGTGATGCTCATCACCTCCGGCTGTGCTGTCATCGTCAACATCGt CATGGCGTACATCCTGCACCACTCCACCAGCCTGCACGCCCATGGGGAGGGTTACCAGCAGATAGACGAGGGGGGGCGGAGCCCCGTGGCCCACGGCCACACCCACAGCCTTCTGGGTGGCCATGGCAACACCAGCGTGCGCGCGGCCTTCATCCACGTGGTGGGAGACCTGCTGCAGAGTGTGGGGGTCATGATTGCCGCCACCATCATCTACTTCCGG CCGGAGTACAAGGTTGCCGACCCCATCTGCACCTTCCTGTTCTCAGTGTTCGTCCTGTGCACCACTCTCACCATCCTCAGGGACGTGTTCCGCATCCTGATGGAAG GAGCTCCTAAGGGGATAGAGTTTAACTCTGTGAAGGAGGTGCTGCTGTCCCTGCAGGCGGTGAAGGCGCTGCACAGCCTGCAGCTGTGGGCCCTGACCCTGGGACAGACACTTGTGTCTGTACACCTGGCCgtag AGGAGAATGCTGACGGCCAGAACGTTCTGAAGGAAGCCACGGAGATCCTGCAGACCAAGTTTGGcttcaccaacaccaccatccaAGTGGAGCACTACTCTGAAGACATGGCCTACTGCCCCCACTGCCAGGACCCGCTAGACTAG
- the si:ch211-243j20.2 gene encoding uridine-cytidine kinase-like 1 isoform X3 yields MALKMNQASVDVGTQPTEKADEDDRSVPRSDSGSGDDSLDSLLNCPLTSSLSPRKRTTSQSKTEPPLLRTNKRTIYTAGRPPWYNVTGTTFKEAFVIGLCGGSASGKTTVANKIIEALDVPWVVLLSMDSFYKVLTREEQELASRNEYNFDHPEAFDFELLVTVLRKLKKGKSVKVPVYDFTSHCRRKDWKTVYGANVVIFEGILAFANKELLKLLDMKVFVDTDSDIRLVRRLKRDISERGRDINGVIKQYNKFVKPAFEQYIEPTVPVADIVVPRGGENFVALDLIVQHVHSQLEKREITVRSALASAHQGQPLPETLSVMESTPQVRGMHTIIRNKDTNRDEFIFYSKRLMRLLIEHALSFLPLKPVSVETPQGAFYEGKRLSGQRITGVSILRAGETMEQALMAVCKDIRLGKILIQTNHDTGEPELHYLRLPRDISEDYVILMDSTVSTGAAALMAVRVLLDHDVQEEKIFLLSLLMAEMGVHSVAYAFPRVRIITTAVDKKVILGTATLVQTHLQTGTRVMKGWTTER; encoded by the exons ATGGCTCTGAAAATGAACCAAGCTTCCGTCGATGTCGGCACTCAGCCTACAGAGAAAGCTGATGAAGACGACAGATCTGTGCCCAGATCAGACAG CGGAAGCGGAGACGATTCCCTGGACAGCCTTCTCAACTGCCCTTTGACATCCTCTCTGTCGCCGCGGAAACGGACGACCAGCCAGAGCAAGACCGAGCCCCCCCTGCTGAGGACCAACAAGAGGACGATCTACACGGCCGGGCGCCCGCCCTGGTACAACGTCACTGGCACCACCTTCAAAGAGGCCTTCGTCATCG GCTTGTGTGGAGGAAGTGCTTCTGGGAAGACCACCGTAGCCAATAAGATTATAGAAGCCCTCGATGTTCCCTGGGTGGTTCTGCTCTCCATGGACTCCTTCTACAAG gtcctgaccagagaggagcaggagttgGCCTCGAGGAACGAGTATAACTTTGACCACCCGGAGGCGTTTGACTTTGAGCTGCTGGTGACGGTGTTGAGGAAGCTGAAGAAGGGCAAGAGCGTGAAAGTTCCCGTCTACGACTTCACCTCCCACTGCCGGCGCAAAGACTGG AAAACTGTGTATGGAGCCAATGTTGTCATCTTTGAGGGGATTCTGGCTTTTGCCAACAAAGAGCTTCTGAAG CTGCTGGACATGAAGGTGTTTGTGGACACAGACTCAGACATCCGTCTGGTAAGGCGTTTGAAGAGGGACATCTCGGAGCGCGGCCGAGACATCAACGGGGTCATCAAGCAGTACAACAAGTTTGTGAAGCCGGCGTTTGAGCAGTACATAGAACCCACAGTACCAGTGGCTGACATTGTGGTGcccagag gGGGAGAGAACTTTGTAGCGTTGGACCTGATTGTGCAGCATGTCCACAGCCAGCTGGAGAAG CGTGAGATCACAGTAAG gtCGGCCCTGGCCTCGGCCCACCAGGGGCAGCCTCTCCCAGAGACCCTCAGTGTCATGGAGAGCACACCTCAGGTCCGGGGGATGCACACCATCATCAG GAACAAGGATACGAATCGTGACGAGTTCATCTTTTACTCCAAGAGATTAATGAGACTTCTGATTGaacacgctctctctttcttgccccTCAAG cccGTGTCGGTGGAGACCCCCCAGGGTGCCTTCTACGAGGGGAAGAGGCTGAGTGGCCAGAGA atcACAGGTGTGTCCATCCTCAGGGCGGGAGAGACCATGGAGCAGGCTCTCATGGCTGTGTGTAAAGACATACGGCTGGGGAAGATCCTCATACAGACCAACCATGATACTGGAGaaccagag CTGCACTACCTCCGGCTGCCCCGGGACATCAGTGAGGACTATGTGATCCTGATGGACAGCACTGTGTCCACTGGAGCAGCTGCTCTCATGGCTGTCAGGGTGCTGCTG GACCATGATGTCCAGGAGGAGAAGATcttcctgctgtctctgctCATGGCTGAGATGGGTGTCCACTCCGTGGCCTACGCCTTCCCCAGGGTCCGCATCATCACCACGGCCGTCGACAAGAAG gTAATTTTGGGGACCGCTACTTTGGTACAGACGCACCTTCAGACTGGTACGAgagtgatgaagggatggaCTACTgaaagatga
- the si:ch211-243j20.2 gene encoding uridine-cytidine kinase-like 1 isoform X4: MALKMNQASVDVGTQPTEKADEDDRSVPRSDSGSGDDSLDSLLNCPLTSSLSPRKRTTSQSKTEPPLLRTNKRTIYTAGRPPWYNVTGTTFKEAFVIGLCGGSASGKTTVANKIIEALDVPWVVLLSMDSFYKVLTREEQELASRNEYNFDHPEAFDFELLVTVLRKLKKGKSVKVPVYDFTSHCRRKDWKTVYGANVVIFEGILAFANKELLKLLDMKVFVDTDSDIRLVRRLKRDISERGRDINGVIKQYNKFVKPAFEQYIEPTVPVADIVVPRGGENFVALDLIVQHVHSQLEKREITVRSALASAHQGQPLPETLSVMESTPQVRGMHTIIRNKDTNRDEFIFYSKRLMRLLIEHALSFLPLKPVSVETPQGAFYEGKRLSGQRITGVSILRAGETMEQALMAVCKDIRLGKILIQTNHDTGEPEDHDVQEEKIFLLSLLMAEMGVHSVAYAFPRVRIITTAVDKKVNDQFHIIPGIGNFGDRYFGTDAPSDWYESDEGMDY; the protein is encoded by the exons ATGGCTCTGAAAATGAACCAAGCTTCCGTCGATGTCGGCACTCAGCCTACAGAGAAAGCTGATGAAGACGACAGATCTGTGCCCAGATCAGACAG CGGAAGCGGAGACGATTCCCTGGACAGCCTTCTCAACTGCCCTTTGACATCCTCTCTGTCGCCGCGGAAACGGACGACCAGCCAGAGCAAGACCGAGCCCCCCCTGCTGAGGACCAACAAGAGGACGATCTACACGGCCGGGCGCCCGCCCTGGTACAACGTCACTGGCACCACCTTCAAAGAGGCCTTCGTCATCG GCTTGTGTGGAGGAAGTGCTTCTGGGAAGACCACCGTAGCCAATAAGATTATAGAAGCCCTCGATGTTCCCTGGGTGGTTCTGCTCTCCATGGACTCCTTCTACAAG gtcctgaccagagaggagcaggagttgGCCTCGAGGAACGAGTATAACTTTGACCACCCGGAGGCGTTTGACTTTGAGCTGCTGGTGACGGTGTTGAGGAAGCTGAAGAAGGGCAAGAGCGTGAAAGTTCCCGTCTACGACTTCACCTCCCACTGCCGGCGCAAAGACTGG AAAACTGTGTATGGAGCCAATGTTGTCATCTTTGAGGGGATTCTGGCTTTTGCCAACAAAGAGCTTCTGAAG CTGCTGGACATGAAGGTGTTTGTGGACACAGACTCAGACATCCGTCTGGTAAGGCGTTTGAAGAGGGACATCTCGGAGCGCGGCCGAGACATCAACGGGGTCATCAAGCAGTACAACAAGTTTGTGAAGCCGGCGTTTGAGCAGTACATAGAACCCACAGTACCAGTGGCTGACATTGTGGTGcccagag gGGGAGAGAACTTTGTAGCGTTGGACCTGATTGTGCAGCATGTCCACAGCCAGCTGGAGAAG CGTGAGATCACAGTAAG gtCGGCCCTGGCCTCGGCCCACCAGGGGCAGCCTCTCCCAGAGACCCTCAGTGTCATGGAGAGCACACCTCAGGTCCGGGGGATGCACACCATCATCAG GAACAAGGATACGAATCGTGACGAGTTCATCTTTTACTCCAAGAGATTAATGAGACTTCTGATTGaacacgctctctctttcttgccccTCAAG cccGTGTCGGTGGAGACCCCCCAGGGTGCCTTCTACGAGGGGAAGAGGCTGAGTGGCCAGAGA atcACAGGTGTGTCCATCCTCAGGGCGGGAGAGACCATGGAGCAGGCTCTCATGGCTGTGTGTAAAGACATACGGCTGGGGAAGATCCTCATACAGACCAACCATGATACTGGAGaaccagag GACCATGATGTCCAGGAGGAGAAGATcttcctgctgtctctgctCATGGCTGAGATGGGTGTCCACTCCGTGGCCTACGCCTTCCCCAGGGTCCGCATCATCACCACGGCCGTCGACAAGAAGGTCAACGACCAGTTCCATATCATCCCTGGCATCG gTAATTTTGGGGACCGCTACTTTGGTACAGACGCACCTTCAGACTGGTACGAgagtgatgaagggatggaCTACTga
- the si:ch211-243j20.2 gene encoding uridine-cytidine kinase-like 1 isoform X2, whose amino-acid sequence MALKMNQASVDVGTQPTEKADEDDRSVPRSDSLLNCPLTSSLSPRKRTTSQSKTEPPLLRTNKRTIYTAGRPPWYNVTGTTFKEAFVIGLCGGSASGKTTVANKIIEALDVPWVVLLSMDSFYKVLTREEQELASRNEYNFDHPEAFDFELLVTVLRKLKKGKSVKVPVYDFTSHCRRKDWKTVYGANVVIFEGILAFANKELLKLLDMKVFVDTDSDIRLVRRLKRDISERGRDINGVIKQYNKFVKPAFEQYIEPTVPVADIVVPRGGENFVALDLIVQHVHSQLEKREITVRSALASAHQGQPLPETLSVMESTPQVRGMHTIIRNKDTNRDEFIFYSKRLMRLLIEHALSFLPLKPVSVETPQGAFYEGKRLSGQRITGVSILRAGETMEQALMAVCKDIRLGKILIQTNHDTGEPELHYLRLPRDISEDYVILMDSTVSTGAAALMAVRVLLDHDVQEEKIFLLSLLMAEMGVHSVAYAFPRVRIITTAVDKKVNDQFHIIPGIGNFGDRYFGTDAPSDWYESDEGMDY is encoded by the exons ATGGCTCTGAAAATGAACCAAGCTTCCGTCGATGTCGGCACTCAGCCTACAGAGAAAGCTGATGAAGACGACAGATCTGTGCCCAGATCAGACAG CCTTCTCAACTGCCCTTTGACATCCTCTCTGTCGCCGCGGAAACGGACGACCAGCCAGAGCAAGACCGAGCCCCCCCTGCTGAGGACCAACAAGAGGACGATCTACACGGCCGGGCGCCCGCCCTGGTACAACGTCACTGGCACCACCTTCAAAGAGGCCTTCGTCATCG GCTTGTGTGGAGGAAGTGCTTCTGGGAAGACCACCGTAGCCAATAAGATTATAGAAGCCCTCGATGTTCCCTGGGTGGTTCTGCTCTCCATGGACTCCTTCTACAAG gtcctgaccagagaggagcaggagttgGCCTCGAGGAACGAGTATAACTTTGACCACCCGGAGGCGTTTGACTTTGAGCTGCTGGTGACGGTGTTGAGGAAGCTGAAGAAGGGCAAGAGCGTGAAAGTTCCCGTCTACGACTTCACCTCCCACTGCCGGCGCAAAGACTGG AAAACTGTGTATGGAGCCAATGTTGTCATCTTTGAGGGGATTCTGGCTTTTGCCAACAAAGAGCTTCTGAAG CTGCTGGACATGAAGGTGTTTGTGGACACAGACTCAGACATCCGTCTGGTAAGGCGTTTGAAGAGGGACATCTCGGAGCGCGGCCGAGACATCAACGGGGTCATCAAGCAGTACAACAAGTTTGTGAAGCCGGCGTTTGAGCAGTACATAGAACCCACAGTACCAGTGGCTGACATTGTGGTGcccagag gGGGAGAGAACTTTGTAGCGTTGGACCTGATTGTGCAGCATGTCCACAGCCAGCTGGAGAAG CGTGAGATCACAGTAAG gtCGGCCCTGGCCTCGGCCCACCAGGGGCAGCCTCTCCCAGAGACCCTCAGTGTCATGGAGAGCACACCTCAGGTCCGGGGGATGCACACCATCATCAG GAACAAGGATACGAATCGTGACGAGTTCATCTTTTACTCCAAGAGATTAATGAGACTTCTGATTGaacacgctctctctttcttgccccTCAAG cccGTGTCGGTGGAGACCCCCCAGGGTGCCTTCTACGAGGGGAAGAGGCTGAGTGGCCAGAGA atcACAGGTGTGTCCATCCTCAGGGCGGGAGAGACCATGGAGCAGGCTCTCATGGCTGTGTGTAAAGACATACGGCTGGGGAAGATCCTCATACAGACCAACCATGATACTGGAGaaccagag CTGCACTACCTCCGGCTGCCCCGGGACATCAGTGAGGACTATGTGATCCTGATGGACAGCACTGTGTCCACTGGAGCAGCTGCTCTCATGGCTGTCAGGGTGCTGCTG GACCATGATGTCCAGGAGGAGAAGATcttcctgctgtctctgctCATGGCTGAGATGGGTGTCCACTCCGTGGCCTACGCCTTCCCCAGGGTCCGCATCATCACCACGGCCGTCGACAAGAAGGTCAACGACCAGTTCCATATCATCCCTGGCATCG gTAATTTTGGGGACCGCTACTTTGGTACAGACGCACCTTCAGACTGGTACGAgagtgatgaagggatggaCTACTga